The Centroberyx gerrardi isolate f3 chromosome 12, fCenGer3.hap1.cur.20231027, whole genome shotgun sequence genome has a window encoding:
- the LOC139918912 gene encoding vesicle-associated membrane protein 1-like, with amino-acid sequence MTVICTELNCPAGSSLSQSAPDAAAPAGAPGAPGAPGADGAPGGAPPGPPNTSSNRRLQQTQAQVEEVVDIMRVNVDKVLERDQKLSELDDRADALQAGASQFESCAAKLKNKYWWKNCKMMIMMGIIGVIVVGIIFCEYKLLFHLHPNTKIE; translated from the exons ATGACTGTGATTTGCACCGAGTTAAACTGTCCAGCAGGCAGCAGCCTGAGCCA gtcTGCCCCAGATGCTGCCGCCCCAGCCGGAGCCCCCGGCGCTCCAGGAGCCCCCGGCGCAGATGGCGCCCCAGGCGGAGCACCCCCCGGCCCACCCAACACCTCCAGCAACCGCAGGCTACAACAGACACAGGCCCAAGTCGAGGAG GTGGTGGATATCATGCGGGTGAACGTGGACAAGGTGCTGGAGAGGGACCAgaagctttcagagctggatgaCAGGGCAGACGCTCTCCAGGCCGGAGCCTCCCAGTTTGAAAGCTGTGCAGCCAAACTCAAGAACAAGTACTGGTGGAAGAACTGCAAG ATGATGATCATGATGGGTATCATTGGAGTCATTGTGGTTGGAATAATATTCTGTGAGTATAAATTACTGTTCCATCTTCATCCTAATACAAAGATTGAATGA
- the mrpl51 gene encoding large ribosomal subunit protein mL51 yields the protein MSVLGGLLKSGASLCQSAGTLLHTARSISTGVCCRIRMHAIPELKKVDRWTEKRSMFGVYDNIGILGDFKAHPRDLIVAPCWLKAFRGNELQRLIRKKKMVGDRMMTLDRHNLEKRIRFLYRRFNRTGKHR from the exons ATGTCTGTGTTGGGAGGGTTACTGAAGTCTGGAGCGTCCTTGTGTCAGTCTGCTGGGACTCTGCTCCACACAGCTCGGTCCATATCTACAG gtgtgtgctgCCGAATCAGGATGCATGCCATCCCAGAGCTGAAGAAGGTGGACAGATGGACTGAGAAGAGGAGCATGTTTGGGGTTTATGATAACATAGGCATCCTAG GAGATTTTAAAGCTCATCCGCGGGACCTCATTGTGGCCCCCTGCTGGCTGAAGGCTTTCCGAGGTAATGAACTGCAGCGTCTAAtcaggaagaagaagatggtgGGAGACAGAATGATGACTTTGGACAGGCACAACTTGGAGAAAAGGATCCGCTTCCTCTACCGACGCTTCAACCGCACTGGCAAACACCGCTAA
- the lag3 gene encoding lymphocyte activation gene 3 protein, which produces MLWEYFIFGGVAFLMTGVRCEVTQVFAEAGSQAVLPCKCSPPSASAAAILWTKAHGGTVWRKQKSGMQYWGYGWANQGTPRIQCPYDEFGRGDYSLHITDVREDDGGDYICRVDDGNQRVLKVVTLRVITVSVSPSVAVPGGDVSISCDVTPWPMGATLRWRLNGNPFVPQNEIKEVSIPDGGVTKSVMEGKATERLTGVWTCVVHYQRKESLVTKRLSVKGIDDPSSDNTKVYAAVGSAVTLPCVFSPGLTPSNPVWERLSAGSLSPSTARSLPPSFSLSSQQPLDRSVSVGEVGSEDGGRYRCSGTVGGRRLSRSLQLVVAKIESNVRSVKKAPATLTCHLSDLSEVTEYEWVHVTYDLNGSESTRSVQKGNVLRIDKLAGDSSGELACRFYGKKGILGNVTYHVPLMSGLTGAKEAGLSDNTAMVIGLSFLLLVLLLVVAQMYRNHQRRKRIFQFPALETIVHTISNEREERERNRVKNEDSLV; this is translated from the exons ATGCTGTGGGAATACTTCATCTTTGGGGGGGTTGCCTTTCTAATGACAG GGGTGAGGTGTGAGGTAACGCAGGTGTTTGCGGAGGCCGGCTCCCAGGCTGTACTACCCTGTAAATGTAGCCCTCCATccgcctctgctgctgcaatcCTCTGGACCAAAGCCCATGGAGG CACTGTGTGGAGAAAGCAGAAGAGCGGTATGCAATATTGGGGCTACGGCTGGGCAAATCAAGGGACCCCGCGCATACAATGCCCATACGATGAGTTTGGAAGAGGCGACTACAGCCTGCATATTACCGACGTGAGGGAGGATGATGGGGGAGATTACATCTGCAGGGTGGACGATGGAAACCAGAGGGTTCTAAAGGTGGTCACACTCAGAGTCATCACAG TGTCTGTCTCCCCATCGGTTGCCGTACCGGGGGGCGACGTTTCGATCAGCTGTGATGTGACCCCTTGGCCTATGGGAGCCACCCTGCGTTGGAGACTGAACGGGAACCCATTTGTGCCTCAGAATGAAATCAAGGAGGTGTCGATCCCAGACGGAGGTGTCACCAAAAGTGTCATGGAGGGCAAAGCTACTGAGAGGCTGACAGGAGTCTGGACCTGCGTTGTGCACTACCAGAGGAAAGAAAGCCTAGTGACAAAGCGTCTGTCTGTGAAAG gaATCGACGACCCGTCCAGTGACAACACCAAGGTATACGCTGCTGTGGGTTCTGCAGTCACGCTCCcctgtgtgttttcccctgGTCTAACCCCATCCAACCCAGTGTGGGAGAGACTGAGCGCCGGATCTCTTTCTCCGTCCACTGCccgctcccttcctccctcattcAGTCTGTCCTCTCAGCAGCCCCTGGACAGGTCTGTGTCTGTGGGGGAGGTGGGGTCGGAGGATGGGGGCAGGTACAGATGCTCCGGGACGGTTGGAGGACGCAGGCTGAGCAGAAGTCTGCAGCTTGTCGTTGCCAAAA TTGAAAGTAATGTCCGCTCGGTCAAAAAAGCCCCCGCGACGCTGACCTGTCACCTAAGCGACCTCAGCGAGGTCACCGAATATGAGTGGGTTCATGTGACCTATGACCTCAATGGCAGCGAATCGACGAGGTCCGTCCAGAAGGGGAACGTTCTCAGGATCGACAAGCTGGCGGGAGATAGTTCGGGCGAATTGGCATGCCGTTTCTACGGGAAAAAAGGCATTTTGGGAAACGTAACATACCATGTTCCTCTGATGA GCGGTCTGACTGGAGCCAAAGAGGCAGGTCTTTCAGATAATACCGCCATGGTGATCGGTCTCAGCTTTCTCCTccttgtgctgctgctggttgtGGCTCAGATGTACAGGAACCACCAAAGA AGGAAAAGGATCTTTCAATTCCCCGCACTGGAGACTATTGTTCATACTATCTCCaatgaaagggaggagagagaaaggaaccGAGTTAAAAATGAAGACTCATTAGTGTAG
- the plekhg6 gene encoding uncharacterized protein plekhg6, whose product MAGGNESPMDETAAQWRDGGEGERQRDTETKEPEVVDGTTPAAEIILHHRGSADKHKFNTSGYQRRTKQKVVTDFATVSKGASAGTKPRAALRQVLFSQGVSDKNPAPEERGQLDVLKQALETYPVPVSLKWRWEEERHGTTLEKNWTDIVHSHSTMSKMQRHQQEALWEFVHTELTYINKLTVIQDLVIAALVNLHQHGFLQEVTPDLLFSNLPSILSAHHLFWQEVMYPMLQEVRRTGQPFDPMRLEAGCLQFHERFSSYLPYCWEEESNLELTRRQMDTNPHFLTYVQWVETHPQCERMRLGDMQAKPHQRITKYPLLLKAVLKTTQDPQVQHTLRGMLSSVNGFLESINDYLRLNDEELALSISAQRVEGYEVEGINEEIDRHVREICQFDLTCPIRGVGPGVVRKLLLEENLKIRGRKDSKLEVVALLFSDVLLMTKVQKKGERLRVVRPPLALDRTFCVALKDGCSFVLVEVGELGCAMNVYIFATTTSESCSTWVSTIHQAQETLKDLRETEKNKQLDNWRVQQFEAKPVMEAKMDNMETIKQPLKQAAEETFVDKFIEEPIISPSLNGMLKAKVTETKYQPSHPVASNSTGLAFWQSKSSDNRSKSVYGGFAGKEGREWIEMAVRAEQGGNHGEEEELVTVFHGIKERRVTWNHNTQSASHLGDNFIPSRNTADPLRHKPSGPHSLLLGGYPDVDYPTTPPGTLLSPYGEYQPTQYQPTVSMVRPEFQRLPGARGRSTWRDSDSQSVDEETRRNSWYNQSGEEETLPEPWKFSRKLKSPRLRRRRPISSHHAPPQMFRQGSQDLGVAWSAVNTNSSSNSDSDCNQKLKGSSASCGQSSDSHRVLKLGSLKLNQGMFWNMPDERGSPNSRTFSEPELPDQNFHYKRPKLKTQRSASIPDIIIQGGHRLHLPSSSLQSSTLPRVGAAPSPTAALDPQARVSPLEGLLERAKVRVRDRDGVRPERNKKMPNMKAWYPPPSPSFSTTPSQSPSDGDRETEWEEVELMRSRAPTVSKGWKEQLVDGDEEEKKSSLVFADGVNVDWPGWCFDDDEVMDHLNPEDYSIGDEGLLEGISRTLTLWDFHGLVEQEEGECSQV is encoded by the exons ATGGCGGGAGGAAATGAATCACCAATGGATGAAACAGCAGCGcagtggagagatggaggggagggggagagacagagggatacaGAAACCAAAGAGCCAGAGGTTGTCGATGGGACGACACCAGCTGCAGAGATCATCCTCCACCACAGGGGGTCAGCAGACAAACACAAGTTCAATACTTCGGGCTATCAG CGGCGGACAAAGCAGAAGGTCGTGACAGACTTTGCAACCGTGAGCAAGGGAGCGTCTGCTGGAACCAAACCCAGAGCTGCGCTGAGACAGGTCTTGTTCAGCCAGGGAGTGTCTGACAAGAACCCCGCGCCTGAG GAGCGAGGTCAGCTGGATGTGTTGAAGCAGGCTCTGGAGACCTATCCTGTGCCTGTCAGTCTGAAGtggagatgggaggaggaaagaCACGGAACCACGCTGGAGAAGAACTGGACAGATATAGTGCACTCGCATTCG ACTATGTCTAAGATGCAGAGACACCAACAGGAGGCGCTGTGGGAGTTTGTCCACACTGAGCTCACCTACATCAATAAGCTCACAGTCATCCAAGAT TTGGTTATTGCAGCTCTTGTCAACCTGCACCAGCATGGATTTCTCCAGGAG GTGACGCCCGACTTGCTCTTCTCCaaccttccctccatcctcagtGCCCACCACCTGTTCTGGCAGGAGGTGATGTATCCCATGTTGCAGGAGGTGCGGAGGACAGGCCAGCCCTTTGACCCCATGAGGTTAGAGGCCGGTTGTCTGCAG TTCCATGAACGTTTCTCTTCCTATCTGCCGTactgctgggaggaggagagcaatcTGGAGCTGACACGCCGGCAGATGGACACCAACCCTCATTTCCTGACCTACGTCCAG TGGGTAGAGACTCACCCTCAGTGTGAGCGGATGCGGCTGGGCGACATGCAGGCCAAACCCCATCAGAGGATCACAAAGTATCCTCTGCTGCTCAAGGCTGTGCTCAAAACCACCCAGGACCCACAAGTACAGCACACGCTCAGAGGCATG TTGTCCAGTGTCAATGGTTTTTTGGAGAGCATCAATGACTACCTGAGGCTAAACGATGAAGAgcttgctctctctatctctgctcAGAGGGTGGAGGGATACGAAGTGGAAGGGATAAATGAAGAAATCGACAGG CATGTCCGAGAGATCTGCCAGTTTGATTTAACGTGTCCCATCAGAGGAGTGGGTCCTGGAGTCGTACGCAAGTTGCTGCTGGAAGAGAACTTGAAGATTCGTGGCAGAAAAGACAGCAAG CTGGAAGTGGTGGCTCTGCTTTTCTCTGATGTGCTTCTGATGACCAAAGTCCAGAAGAAGGGGGAGCGACTGAGGGTGGTTCGCCCCCCGCTGGCGCTGGACAGAACTTTCTGTGTAGCGCTGAAAGATGGCT gTTCATTTGTTCTTGTGGAGGTCGGTGAGCTTGGCTGTGCCATGAATGTCTACATTTTTGCAACAACCACCTCAGAGAGCTGCTCCACATGGGTCTCCACCATCCACCAGGcacag GAGACACTAAAGGatttgagagagacagagaaaaacaaacaactggaCAACTGGAGAGTCCAACAGTTTGAGGCCAAACCTGTTATGGAAGCTAAGATGGATAACATGGAGACAATAAAACAACCTCTTAAGCAAGCAGCAGAAGAGACTTTTGTGGATAAATTTATTGAAGAACCTATTATCTCCCCATCACTGAATGGGATGTTGAAGGCTAAAGTAACAGAGACAAAGTATCAACCTTCACATCCAGTGGCCAGTAACAGTACCGGGTTGGCTTTTTGGCAAAGCAAGTCCAGTGACAATCGCAGCAAATCAGTGTATGGTGGTTTTGCTGGTAAGGAGGGGCGTGAATGGATAGAAATGGCGGTGAGAGCAGAACAAGGTGGGAACCatggggaggaagaagagttaGTGACTGTATTTCACGGGATAAAGGAGCGAAGGGTGACCTGGAACCACAACACACAGTCCGCCTCTCACCTGGGTGACAATTTCATACCTAGTAGAAACACAGCGGACCCATTAAGACACAAACCCAGTGGACCACACTCTCTCTTACTGGGCGGATATCCAGATGTGGACTACCCAACCACCCCACCTGGCACTTTGCTCTCCCCTTACGGAGAATACCAACCAACTCAGTACCAACCAACAGTTTCCATGGTGAGGCCTGAGTTTCAAAGACTCCCAGGAGCTAGAGGGAGATCAACATGGAGGGATTCAGATTCCCAGTCAGTGGACGAGGAGACCAGGAGAAATTCCTGGTACAACCAgtctggagaggaggagacttTGCCCGAGCCTTGGAAGTTCTCCAGAAAGTTGAAGTCTCCCAGGTTACGGAGGAGGAGGCCCATCAGCAGCCATCATGCCCCTCCCCAGATGTTCAGGCAGGGGTCCCAGGACTTGGGGGTGGCATGGTCTGCTGTTAACACCAACTCTTCCTCCAACTCTGACTCAGACTGCAACCAGAAGCTCAAGGGAAGCTCCGCCTCCTGTGGCCAAAGCTCCGATTCACACCGGGTGCTCAAGCTGGGGTCCTTGAAGCTGAACCAAGGGATGTTTTGGAACATGCCTGATGAGAGAGGTTCCCCCAATTCCCGAACGTTCTCCGAGCCGGAGCTGCCCGATCAAAACTTCCATTACAAGAGGCCCAAACTGAAAACCCAGAGGAGTGCCTCCATCCCTGATATCATCATTCAAGGAGGACACAGGCTTCATCTGCCCTCCAGTAGCCTGCAGTCCTCGACTCTGCCCAGAGTGGGGGCCGCACCTTCTCCCACCGCAGCACTTGATCCACAAGCACGCGTCTCCCCTCTGGAGGGCCTTTTGGAACGAGCCAAAGTGAGAGTGAGGGACCGAGATGGAGTAAGACcagaaagaaacaagaaaatgcCCAATATGAAAGCATGGTATCcgcctccatctccctctttctccaccaCACCATCACAGTCACCCAGCGatggggacagagagacagagtgggaaGAGGTGGAGCTTATGAGAAGCAGAGCCCCTACCGTGAGCAAAGGATGGAAGGAACAGTTGGtggatggagatgaagaggagaagaagagcag ccTCGTCTTTGCCGATGGTGTAAATGTGGACTGGCCGGGCTGGTGCTTCGATGATGATGAAGTCATGGATCATCTAAACCCAGAGGACTACAGCATCGGGGACGAGGGGCTGCTGGAAGGCATCAGCCGAACTCTGACCTTATGGGATTTCCATGGACTTGTAGAGCAAGAAGAAGGGGAGTGCAGCCAGGTGTAG